The following is a genomic window from Chrysiogenia bacterium.
GTCCGATCACCGCGAAGACGGCCGAAGAATTCGGCCTCAAGATCGACATCCAGCCGCCCAATTACACCATCCCCGAACTCATCGAAGCCGTGGTGGCCTACTACGCAAAATGAGCTACTGGTTTTTCGGCACGCCGGAATTTGCGCGCACCATTCTTGCGGGAATGGTGGAAGCGGGACTCCCTGTGAGCCTTGCCGCCTGCCAGCCCGATCGTCCGAAAGGCCGCGGCCACAAGATGCAGATGTGCGAGGTGAAGACCTACGCCCTCGAGAAGGGAATCGAGGTCTATCAGACACCGTCGCTCAAGACCCCCGAAGCGCGCGAGCAGCTCGAGGCCCTTGCGCAAAAGCACCGGCCCACTGTCGCGATTGTTGCTTCCTACGGGCTCATTCTTCCGCAATGGCTGCTCGATCTGCCTGAACACGGTTTCGTCAACGTGCACGCCTCACTGCTGCCGCGCTGGCGTGGGGCCTCGCCCATTGCCCACGCGATCTGGGCCGGCGACTCCGAGACCGGCGTTTGCCTGATGCGTGTCGTGCAGGCCCTTGACGCCGGCGGCGTGTTTTCACGGAAAACCGTTTCCATCACC
Proteins encoded in this region:
- the fmt gene encoding methionyl-tRNA formyltransferase, encoding MSYWFFGTPEFARTILAGMVEAGLPVSLAACQPDRPKGRGHKMQMCEVKTYALEKGIEVYQTPSLKTPEAREQLEALAQKHRPTVAIVASYGLILPQWLLDLPEHGFVNVHASLLPRWRGASPIAHAIWAGDSETGVCLMRVVQALDAGGVFSRKTVSITDEDDGLTLENKLAEAGATLLVKDLPKILAGEFTEVPQSEEGLTYAARLTKESGALDWSRPAAELARQVRALQPWPGTWTRVEGKMLKVLRARAIAGNGAPGEVTDSSNRLVVACGEGALELLDVQLEGKKAMSADALLRGFAIEAGTALSAAPAPNPAPE